In Anopheles gambiae chromosome 2, idAnoGambNW_F1_1, whole genome shotgun sequence, a single window of DNA contains:
- the LOC1281832 gene encoding splicing factor ESS-2 homolog: MAKPGERALQAIKEQSKAVTVFKTPIVPKAKAKDKIILTEEEYLQEMGKIIQRDFFPDLQKLKAQNEYLDALASNDVCKLRQIFSKYSSKRPNSSRLASPATFETPLPEATPASEAPPSIRSTSSVGSNKSTKTLGDKHSLDSFLQTYTSEDNDSFQEIIETADRKLRQKFAVLYQAEGTTAIEMGKCLALPSIEQQFNQQERPKQLDMWRYTNKNYIMYTPDGVELTKEEQLEMAKRKQEINHNSTRLHHNPFNEQDSRQAIVEAAKTQAKHLPEKIGVDGRVVDQSLGESPQVRGFGFVKSPSPCPGVTDSPLFTWGEIEGTPFRLDGGDTPLHPSAGGPSFRIMETSKRENLALQLAEKAAEQSREKKAKAIEAARRNIASPLVRSSFDRLASMSPAARRLATNKLGFLATPSPLASPASSCGLKTPVMVSGNGRRSGGGGSSVGSKAKPRHVTPSPRPMVRRKTPLVGATGSSKATSTDLTDDLLDIPSGGKRQKAADFF, encoded by the exons ATGGCGAAGCCGGGAGAACGGGCCCTGCAAGCCATCAAGGAGCAAAGTAAAGCGGTCACAGTATTTAAAACACCCATCGTACCCAAGGCCAAAGCAAAGGACAAAATCATCCTCACGGAGGAGGAATACCTACAG GAAATGGGCAAAATCATTCAGCGGGACTTTTTTCCCGACTTGCAGAAACTGAAGGCACAGAACGAATATCTGGACGCGCTGGCTAGCAATGATGTTTGCAAATTGAGGCAGATTTTTTCCAAGTACAGTTCCAAAAGACCAAACTCATCCCGTTTAG CTAGTCCCGCCACGTTCGAGACACCACTACCGGAAGCGACACCAGCCAGCGAAGCGCCACCATCGATCCGGTCGACCTCCAGCGTTGGTTCGAACAAATCGACCAAAACGCTCGGAGACAAGCACTCGTTGGACAGCTTCCTGCAGACGTACACCAGCGAGGACAATGACAGCTTCCAGGAGATCATCGAAACGGCCGACCGGAAGCTGCGTCAAAAGTTTGCCGTGCTGTACCAAGCCGAAGGTACGACCGCCATCGAGATGGGCAAGTGCCTAGCCCTGCCGAGCATCGAGCAGCAGTTTAACCAGCAAGAGCGACCCAAGCAGCTCGATATGTGGCGGTACACGAACAAAAACTACATCATGTACACCCCGGACGGTGTGGAGCTGACCAAGGAGGAGCAGCTGGAAATGGCAAAGCGGAAGCAGGAAATCAACCACAACAGCACGCGCCTCCATCACAATCCGTTCAACGAGCAAGACAGCCGGCAGGCGATCGTGGAGGCGGCCAAAACGCAGGCCAAACATCTGCCGGAGAAAATCGGCGTGGACGGTCGGGTGGTGGATCAGTCCCTGGGCGAATCGCCACAGGTGCGGGGCTTCGGGTTCGTGAAGAGTCCCTCCCCCTGCCCGGGCGTTACGGACAGTCCGCTGTTTACGTGGGGTGAGATCGAAGGCACTCCGTTCCGGTTGGACGGCGGAGACACACCGCTCCATCCGTCGGCCGGTGGACCGTCGTTCCGTATCATGGAAACGTCGAAGCGCGAAAATTTGGCCCTACAGCTGGCGGAAAAGGCGGCCGAGCAGTCGCGGGAGAAGAAAGCGAAGGCGATCGAAGCGGCACGGCGCAACATTGCGTCACCGCTGGTGCGCAGCTCGTTCGATCGGTTGGCCAGCATGTCACCGGCCGCCCGTCGGTTGGCTACCAACAAGCTCGGCTTTCTGGCCACACCTAGCCCGCTCGCATCGCCCGCCAGCTCGTGTGGATTGAAAACACCCGTAATGGTAAGTGGAAATGGTCGgcgtagtggtggtggtggtagtagtgttgGTAGTAAAGCTAAGCCACGCCATGTTACACCTTCTCCGAGACCGATGGTAAGAAGGAAGACACCTCTGGTGGGAGCGACCGGATCTTCGAAGGCTACATCAACGGATCTGACAGACGACCTGCTGGATATTCCGAGCGGCGGCAAGCGTCAGAAGGCTGCCGATTTCTTTTGA